The proteins below come from a single Thermopolyspora flexuosa genomic window:
- a CDS encoding CGNR zinc finger domain-containing protein yields the protein MNLVNTVAPRRPEGGEHIDYLPTPGDLLAWARRIGLVDAAEADRVAAAWAAAPDAAAQALAAAVDIREAAYTVLARRLGLAAGGEGASGGGAGDAAAVVPALERLVLRWTAAAGRSRLVLDAAGPSAVRLAVDGTPALLVPDRLAHACVDFLRGADIGRLRACPVEEGGCGWLFLDHSRNRSRRWCAMEDCGSQAKARRLTERRRIARATGKNLMDGSQAG from the coding sequence TTGAACCTGGTCAACACGGTCGCGCCGCGGCGGCCGGAGGGCGGCGAGCACATCGACTACCTGCCGACGCCCGGCGACCTGCTCGCCTGGGCGCGCCGCATCGGCCTGGTCGACGCGGCCGAGGCGGACCGGGTGGCCGCCGCGTGGGCCGCCGCCCCGGACGCGGCCGCGCAGGCGCTCGCCGCCGCCGTGGACATCCGCGAGGCGGCCTACACGGTGCTCGCGCGGCGCCTCGGCCTCGCCGCCGGGGGCGAGGGCGCGTCCGGCGGCGGCGCCGGGGACGCCGCGGCCGTGGTGCCCGCGCTCGAGCGGCTGGTGCTGCGGTGGACCGCGGCGGCCGGGCGGTCCCGGCTCGTGCTCGACGCGGCCGGGCCGAGCGCGGTCCGCCTCGCCGTCGACGGCACGCCCGCGCTGCTCGTCCCGGACCGGCTCGCGCACGCCTGCGTCGACTTCCTGCGCGGCGCCGACATCGGCCGGCTGCGCGCCTGCCCGGTCGAGGAGGGCGGCTGCGGCTGGCTCTTCCTCGACCACAGCCGCAACCGGTCCCGCCGCTGGTGCGCGATGGAGGACTGCGGCAGCCAGGCGAAGGCCCGCCGCCTCACCGAGCGGCGCCGCATCGCCCGTGCTACCGGCAAAAACTTGATGGATGGTAGCCAGGCAGGATGA
- a CDS encoding MFS transporter, which produces MDDLVSPRRAAAALVALAVGAFCLVTAELLPIGLLTLIAADLGRSESEAGLLVTGYAVVVVVASVPLTRLTYRLPRRALLGGTLGVFVAGTLLSAVATGYAVLLSARLLTALAHALFWSIAGPTVAGLFPAEVRGRAVSQMAIGSALAPVIGVPAAVWLGQQATWRVPFAVVAAVGLVTGIAMVAALPGRAHRGTGTLQGSTPDARRYVLLLVTTMIAVTGSLAALTYVTPYLLRVSGFPEAALGPVLLVNGIAGVVATFAISAVVDRRPWLSLVAPLAVGAAGWLALYAFGAVRPLAVVALAVAALGFNALPPALGSRVVRIAPGSVDIASAGCSAVFNVGIASGSFLGGLLLSGVGVHVLPLFAAALTAVALAVMLAEPRLARRTGPAMSPTCEAAPAYRTD; this is translated from the coding sequence ATGGATGACCTCGTGTCCCCGCGGCGGGCGGCCGCCGCGCTCGTCGCGCTCGCGGTCGGGGCGTTCTGCCTCGTCACCGCCGAGCTCCTGCCGATCGGGCTGCTCACGCTGATCGCCGCCGACCTCGGCCGCTCGGAGTCCGAGGCCGGCCTGCTCGTCACCGGCTACGCCGTGGTGGTCGTGGTGGCCTCGGTGCCGCTGACCCGGCTGACGTACCGGCTGCCGCGCCGGGCGCTGCTCGGCGGCACGCTCGGCGTGTTCGTCGCGGGCACGCTGCTGTCCGCGGTCGCCACGGGCTACGCCGTACTGCTGTCGGCGCGGCTGCTCACCGCGCTCGCCCACGCGCTGTTCTGGTCGATCGCCGGCCCGACCGTGGCCGGCCTGTTCCCGGCCGAGGTGCGGGGGCGGGCGGTGTCCCAGATGGCGATCGGGTCCGCGCTCGCCCCGGTGATCGGCGTTCCCGCCGCGGTCTGGCTCGGCCAGCAGGCCACCTGGCGCGTGCCGTTCGCGGTGGTCGCCGCCGTCGGGCTGGTCACCGGCATCGCCATGGTCGCCGCCCTGCCCGGCCGGGCCCACCGGGGTACCGGGACGCTGCAGGGCAGCACCCCCGACGCCCGGCGCTACGTCCTCCTCCTCGTCACCACGATGATCGCCGTGACCGGCTCCCTCGCCGCCCTCACCTACGTGACACCGTACCTGCTGCGGGTGAGCGGCTTCCCCGAGGCGGCCCTCGGCCCGGTGCTGCTCGTCAACGGCATCGCCGGGGTGGTCGCCACGTTCGCGATCAGCGCCGTGGTGGACCGCCGCCCCTGGCTGTCCCTGGTCGCGCCGCTCGCCGTGGGCGCGGCCGGCTGGCTCGCGCTGTACGCCTTCGGCGCGGTACGGCCGCTCGCCGTGGTGGCGCTCGCGGTCGCCGCGCTCGGCTTCAACGCGCTCCCGCCCGCGCTCGGCAGCCGGGTGGTGCGCATCGCCCCCGGCAGCGTGGACATCGCCTCCGCGGGCTGCAGCGCCGTGTTCAACGTCGGCATCGCGAGCGGCTCGTTCCTCGGCGGGCTGCTGCTGTCCGGGGTCGGCGTGCACGTGCTGCCGCTGTTCGCCGCCGCGCTCACCGCGGTCGCCCTCGCCGTGATGCTCGCCGAGCCGCGCCTGGCCCGCCGTACCGGTCCGGCGATGTCGCCCACCT